Within the Caldilineales bacterium genome, the region TGGCCACTGATGGCCCCGGCTTCGACCGCGACGAAAACATGGCCCACCTGGGCGAACAACTTATCCTGCCGCCCTGGCTGGAGCCTCAGCGTCCGGCCATCGAGTCGGGCCTGCCGCCGTTGCACCTCCCCCGTCTGCCGGCCTGACCCGGAATGAAGGTGCGTCGCACCTCGCAGGTGCGACGCACCGAGAACACGCTACTTGTTGAGTTTGGTCTTGGCCGCCTGGGTGATGGCCGGCACCACCTCGAACAGGTCGCCGACGATGCCGTAGTTGGCCACGCTGAACATCGGCGACTCGCTATCCTTGTTGATGGCCACGATCACCTTGCTGGAACCCATCCCGGCCAGGTGCTGCACGGCGCCGCTGATGCCGCAGGCGATATAGACATCGGGCCGCACCACCTTGCCGGTCTGGCCGACCTGGTGTTTGTAGGGGATGAAGCCGGCATCGACGGCCGCGCGCGAGGCGCCGACCGCGCCGCCCAAGACCGCCGCCAGGTCGCCGATCAGCTTGAAGCCTTGGGCCGGGTCCTTGGCCACGCCGCGCCCGCCCGAAACGATGATGCTGGCGTCGGTCAGGCTGACTTCGCCGGTCTCGGCCCGCTCGACCGCTTTGACCTGCACCCTGGCAGACCCCGCCGCCGGGGCCACGGCCACCACCTCGGCCGCGGCGCCAGTGGCGGGGGCGGGAGCAGCCGCGCGCGGGCGCAGGGTGGCGATCTGGGGCTTGCCATCCACGGTCACATCGGCCAGGATATTGCCCGAATAGATGGGCCGCACCCCCACCAGCTTGCCGCCCTCGGCTTTCAGTTCCAGACAGTCGGCGATCATCCCGGCGTTCAGGTCGAAGCCGACCGCCGTCGCCAGGTCGCGACCGTTGCCCGTATGCGAGACCAAGAAGGCCTCGGCGCCGCTCTGGGCCAGCACGGCCTTGACATCGGCGGTAAAGAGGTCGAGATCGAACAGCGCCCGGCTGGCATCGTCGATGACATAGACCCTGACGGCCCCGCGCGACCCTGCCTCGGCCGCCACCCCGGCCACATTCTGGCCGATGACCACCGCCTCGACCTCGCCGCCCAGGCTCAGCGCCTTGCCCAGAGCTTCCCAACTGCTGCCCACGGCCATGCCGTTGTCTGTTTCAACGAATACAAGAGTTTTCATATCATTCTCCGTTTTTGTTGGTTATTGGAGATTGGTTATTGGAGATTGGTTATTGGAGATTCTAATAACCAATTACCAATAACTAATAACTAATTACCAATAACTAATCTCCTGATCAAAGCACTTTCTCGGCCAAGAGGGCGTCGATCAGTGCGGCGGCGGATTCGGCGGGGGAGCCGTTGAGCATCACGACTTTGGCGTCGCGGGCGGGCGGCTTGCGGAAACCGCCGGCGTGAACCACCGGGGCCGGGACGCTGGCGCCCAGGTCGGCGGCCGTCCAGACCGGGATTTCGATTTTGGCGGCCTTGCGGATGTTGATGAAGGTGGGGTAGCGGGGTTCGCCGATCTCTTTGATCACCGAGAGCACGGCCGGGGCGGGGGCTGTGACGGTGTGCCGGGCCTGGCCGACCGCACGTTCGACGGTGATGCTGGTCTCGCTGGCCGAGATCACTTTGGCCACACCGGTCAATACCGGCCAGCCCAGCGCCCGGCCCAGGGCCACCGGCACCGTGCCGCTATTGCCGTCCACCGTGTTTTGCCCGGTAATGGCATAGGTGACGTTGCCCATCTTGTGGATGGCCGCGGCCAAGAGTTTGGCCACGCCCCAGGCATCGGCGGTTTCGTCTTTGACCAGGGTGGCGTCTTTGCAGCCCATCGCCAGGGCGCTGCGCAGCCGCTCGCTGGCATCGTCGCCGCCCACGGTGATGGCGCCGGCCTCACCGCCGTAGTTTTCCATCATCTGGATGCCGCCCTCGAGGGCGTTTTCATCCCAGGGATTGACGACCATCTGCACGCTGAGCTTGCCGCTGGCCGCCTCTTCGGGCTTGACCTTGGGCAGTTCGGCGGTGTCTGGCGTCTGTTTGATACAGATCAGGTATCGCATCGAATGGCTCCTTGTGGGAATTGAATCAAGTTCAAGTGCGACGCACGTTGAACGTGCGTCGCACTTGCAAGCTACAACATTTTCATCCTTCCTGTCCATGATCTAGGTCATGGTTCAGGCTTCGGCCCCCCAGAAATCGGGGTCGTAGGCGGGCAGTTCGCAGCGCAGGGCTTTGTCTTCACGGTAGCCGAGGACGTAATCGGCCTGGATGAGCTGCTGGAGTTCGCGCGTGCCCTCGTAGATCACCGCTCCCTTCGAGTTGCGCAGAAAACGTTCGACATCGTACTCGTCCGAGAAGCCGTAGGCGCCGTGCACCTGGATGGCGTCGGAGGCCGAGTCGAAGCTGGCGTCGGTGCAGAACCATTTGGCCAGGGTGGTCTCGCGCGTGTTCCGCATCCCCTGGTTTTTCATCCATCCCGCCCGGTAGACCAAGAGCTGCCCGGCGTCCGCCCGCTGCACCATGTGCGAGATCATGCGTTTGACCAGCTGGTGCTCGCCGATCTCGACGCCGAAGGTCTTGCGGGCGTGGGCATAGGCGATGGAGGCGTCGAGCGAGGCCCGCGTGAGGCCCAGTGCGCCCGCGGCCACGGTGTAGCGGCCGTTGTCAAGACACGACATGGCGATCTTGAAGCCCTCGCCCTCGAAGCCGAGGCGATGGCTGGCCGGGACGCGCACTTCGTCGCAGTGCACCCAGCCGGTGTTGCCGGCGCGCACGCCCAGTTTGCCGTGGATGGAGCCGGTGGTGACGCCCTTCATGTCGCGCGTGACCATGAAGGCGGAGATGCCCTGGTGGGCGGGTTTGGCGTGCGGGTCGGTCTTGGCGAACCAGAGGAAGTGATCGGCTACATCGGCCAGGCTGATCCAGGTCTTTTCGCCAGAGAGGATGTAATCGTCGCCATCTTTGCGGGCGGTCGAGCGCAGGGCGACGACGTCGGTGCCGGCGCCCGGTTCGGTCAGGCAGAAGGCGGCGATCTTCTCCCCCCGCGCCTGTGGGGCCAGGAACATCTGCCGTTGTTCTTCGGTGCCCCACTGGAACACGCCCAGCGAATTGAGGCCGTTGTGTACCGAGATGATGACGCGGGCGCTGGTGTCGGCGTACTCCAATTCCTCGGCGACGATGCCCAGGCTGATGTAGTCGAACCCGGCCCCGCCGTAGCGCACCGGCACCGAGATGCCCAGCAGCCCCGCCGCCGCCATCTTGCCCAGGAGCGAACGGTCGAAGA harbors:
- a CDS encoding electron transfer flavoprotein subunit alpha/FixB family protein yields the protein MKTLVFVETDNGMAVGSSWEALGKALSLGGEVEAVVIGQNVAGVAAEAGSRGAVRVYVIDDASRALFDLDLFTADVKAVLAQSGAEAFLVSHTGNGRDLATAVGFDLNAGMIADCLELKAEGGKLVGVRPIYSGNILADVTVDGKPQIATLRPRAAAPAPATGAAAEVVAVAPAAGSARVQVKAVERAETGEVSLTDASIIVSGGRGVAKDPAQGFKLIGDLAAVLGGAVGASRAAVDAGFIPYKHQVGQTGKVVRPDVYIACGISGAVQHLAGMGSSKVIVAINKDSESPMFSVANYGIVGDLFEVVPAITQAAKTKLNK
- a CDS encoding electron transfer flavoprotein subunit beta/FixA family protein, with the translated sequence MRYLICIKQTPDTAELPKVKPEEAASGKLSVQMVVNPWDENALEGGIQMMENYGGEAGAITVGGDDASERLRSALAMGCKDATLVKDETADAWGVAKLLAAAIHKMGNVTYAITGQNTVDGNSGTVPVALGRALGWPVLTGVAKVISASETSITVERAVGQARHTVTAPAPAVLSVIKEIGEPRYPTFINIRKAAKIEIPVWTAADLGASVPAPVVHAGGFRKPPARDAKVVMLNGSPAESAAALIDALLAEKVL
- a CDS encoding acyl-CoA dehydrogenase family protein, encoding MLAAQGSGEMDFAFSPEHQQVRQAVRDFAAKEILPNIKENDRHQVFDRSLLGKMAAAGLLGISVPVRYGGAGFDYISLGIVAEELEYADTSARVIISVHNGLNSLGVFQWGTEEQRQMFLAPQARGEKIAAFCLTEPGAGTDVVALRSTARKDGDDYILSGEKTWISLADVADHFLWFAKTDPHAKPAHQGISAFMVTRDMKGVTTGSIHGKLGVRAGNTGWVHCDEVRVPASHRLGFEGEGFKIAMSCLDNGRYTVAAGALGLTRASLDASIAYAHARKTFGVEIGEHQLVKRMISHMVQRADAGQLLVYRAGWMKNQGMRNTRETTLAKWFCTDASFDSASDAIQVHGAYGFSDEYDVERFLRNSKGAVIYEGTRELQQLIQADYVLGYREDKALRCELPAYDPDFWGAEA